A genome region from Setaria italica strain Yugu1 chromosome III, Setaria_italica_v2.0, whole genome shotgun sequence includes the following:
- the LOC101774041 gene encoding probable GABA transporter 2, producing the protein MAGTRGTPFLLSPATAHVATPSSAVSDVEAAGAGAHHRAGKAPPPADAGAAFVLESKGTWWHAGFHLTTAIVGPTVLTLPYALRGMGWGLGLAALTAVFAVTFYAYFLVSRVLDHCEARGRRHIRFRELAADVLGSGWVFYLVVSVQTAINAGVTTGSILLAADCLQIMYSNLAPHGPLKLYHFIIIVAVVLAFLSQLPSFHSLRHINLGSLILSFGYTILVSAACIRAGVSSSAPAKDYSLSSSKSEKTFNAFLSISILASVFGNGILPEIQATLAPPAAGKMMKALVLCYAVIFFTFYFPAITGYWAFGNQVHSNVLQSLMPDEGPSLAPTWLLGLTVVLVLLQLLAIALVYSQVAYEIMEKNSADVARGRFSRRNLVPRVALRTAYVAACAFVAAMLPFFGDIVGVVGAVGFIPLDFVLPVVMYNMALAPPRRSPVYLANVAIMAVFTGVGVIGAVASVRKLVLDAHKFKLFSDNVVD; encoded by the exons ATGGCGGGCACCAGGGGCACGCCGTTCCTGCTCTCGCCCGCGACGGCGCACGTCGCCACGCCGTCCTCCGCGGTCTCCGACGTCgaggccgcgggcgccggcgcgcacCACCGGGCCGGCAaggcgccgccacccgccgacgccggcgccgccttcgTGCTCGAGTCAAAAG GGACGTGGTGGCACGCGGGGTTCCACCTGACGACGGCCATCGTGGGCCCGACGGTGCTCACGCTGCCGTACGCGCTCCGGGGCATGGGGTGGGGGCTCGGCCTCGCGGCGCTCACGGCCGTCTTCGCCGTCACCTTCTACGCCTACTTCCTCGTCTCCAGGGTGCTCGACCACTGCGaggcccgcggccgccgccacatCCGCTtccgcgagctcgccgccgacgtcctCG GATCTGGGTGGGTGTTCTACCTGGTGGTGAGCGTGCAAACCGCGATCAACGCCGGCGTTACCACCGGGAGCATTTTGCTTGCCGCCGACTGCCTACAG ATAATGTACTCAAATCTGGCACCTCACGGGCCCTTGAAGCTGTACCatttcatcatcatcgtcgccgTGGTGCTGGCCTTCCTCTCGCAGCTGCCGTCGTTCCACTCGCTGCGGCACATCAACCTCGGCTCGCTGATCCTCAGCTTCGGCTACACCATCCTTGTCTCAGCTGCCTGCATTCGAGCAG GTGTGTCGAGCAGTGCCCCAGCGAAGGATTACTCGTTGAGCTCGTCCAAGTCAGAGAAGACCTTCAACGCGTTCCTTTCTATCTCCATCCTCGCCTCCGTTTTCGGCAACGGCATTCTGCCGGAGATCCAG GCCACGCTggcaccgccggcggccgggaagATGATGAAGGCGCTGGTGCTGTGCTACGCGGTGATATTCTTCACGTTCTACTTCCCGGCCATCACCGGCTACTGGGCGTTCGGCAACCAGGTGCACTCCAACGTGCTGCAGAGCCTCATGCCCGACGAGGGCCCCTCCCTCGCCCCGACGTGGCTGCTCGGCCTcaccgtcgtcctcgtcctcctccagctcctagCCATCGCCCTG GTGTACTCGCAGGTGGCGTACGAGATCATGGAGAAGAACTCGGCGGACGTGGCGCGCGGGCGGTTCTCGCGGCGGAACCTGGTGCCCCGGGTGGCGCTGCGGACGGCGTACGTGGCGGCGTGCGCGTTCGTGGCGGCGATGCTGCCCTTCTTCGGCGACATCGTCGGCGTGGTGGGCGCCGTGGGGTTCATCCCGCTCGACTTCGTGCTCCCCGTCGTCATGTACAACATGGCGCTGGCGCCGCCCAGGCGCTCGCCCGTGTACCTGGCCAACGTGGCCATCATGGCCGTCTTCACCGGCGTCGGGGTCATCGGGGCGGTCGCGTCCGTGCGGAAGCTCGTGCTGGACGCCCACAAGTTCAAGCTCTTCAGCGACAACGTGGTGGACTGA
- the LOC101780239 gene encoding uncharacterized protein LOC101780239: MASDPKEMKYRRRGRVPEPVQYGQCSDRSGALDWGALKQDPLELLRKLDEIRDQITRSCELTGQPPERHRMSRRTVSLRPSHAEPPPHAGRGPEYYRSRYAGRYRTSLLQPSPYDQLQRSVSDETYTRQSSGRFRQYPDGRRENYGFGQGSRHHSTCQCAQCLPVQRVVAPEENIPMARYFAGQQGSFRFDRSQPFSSELDRRSVASSLYSDPSMSKRRVEYFRKKAENFCRPLRGAAPFVVCSSCSHLLQMPQGKFTGCKKNQVQCGSCSEIINLKPKEAKVHPVIPQSSFPVPKSVRSSNHRDPKSSGWYQHQDDDNFNFYKLQAHDSHRQKEDFSDNMSPSSTGSYDRTDSERGSSRSIQLKSVPASRSRFSNDPKDILCQGDTGSPQGPILEDKQIDPFSSQRKDYSGGDQIRRKEYDINNKADYEANGGDESLGRKCTEKSKEGHRGVLGDECSNRRTHELKGKHGNVGSPEDRIVGNKYKQKTSNAVTSSLEDEGMSIKYERNGSFRVQSISKRYEKCNKKDDSNTLEVESITKRYEQENIKGDSGKLLHSDNINGDTPAKNNSLVNECTNSSSRVSSEAEVDEMQSSIGKNGDSSFFTGFLKKGFKDLSLFNQSADSAKVSINGHPISERALRKAEKKAGPVGPGSYWYDYRAGFWGVFGQECRGIIPPFIKEFNYPMPKNCAGGNTGVFVNGRELHQKDFDLLVGRGLPRISGKSYSVEISGTVVDDTTGMKLRGLGKLAPTIEKMKRGFGMHIPEETS, from the exons ATGGCGAGCGACCCCAAGGAGATGAAGTACAGGAGGAGGGGCCGGGTTCCTGAGCCGGTCCAGTACGGGCAATGCAGCGACCGGAGTGGCGCCCTGGATTGGGGCGCGCTCAAGCAGGACCCTCTGGAGCTGCTCCGGAAGCTCGACGAGATACGGGACCAAATCACCCGTTCTTGCGAGCTCACGGGGCAGCCGCCGGAGCGCCACCGCATGAGCCGCCGCACGGTCTCGCTGCGCCCGTCGCATGCCGAACCGCCGCCGCACGCAGGCCGGGGCCCGGAGTACTACCGCTCGCGCTACGCCGGCCGGTACAGGACTAGCTTATTACAGCCGAGTCCGTACGACCAATTGCAGCGCTCCGTCTCTGACGAGACGTACACGAGGCAGTCGAGCGGTCGGTTCCGACAATACCCCGATGGTCGGCGGGAGAACTATGGCTTTGGTCAGGGGAGTCGCCATCACAGCACTTGCCAATGCGCGCAGTGCCTTCCGGTACAGCGGGTGGTGGCGCCCGAGGAGAACATTCCGATGGCCAGGTACTTCGCAGGGCAGCAGGGGTCCTTTCGTTTCGATAGGTCTCAACCATTCTCATCGGAGCTTGACCGGAGATCTGTGGCTTCATCTCTGTACTCGGACCCTTCCATGTCAAAGAGGAGGGTGGAGTATTTCAGGAAGAAAGCAGAGAATTTTTGTCGGCCATTGAGGGGTGCTGCACCTTTTGTTGTTTGCAGCTCCTGTTCCCATCTTCTGCAGATGCCTCAGGGGAAATTCACAGGCTGCAAGAAGAATCAGGTTCAGTGTGGTTCATGTTCAGAGATTATTAATCTCAAGCCTAAGGAAGCAAAAGTCCATCCGGTGATCCCCCAATCGTCTTTCCCAGTACCAAAAagtgtcagaagttccaatcACCGGGACCCCAAGAGTTCCGGGTGGTATCAACATCAGGATGATGACAATTTTAATTTCTATAAGTTGCAAGCACATGATAGCCACCGACAGAAGGAGGATTTTTCTGACAATATGTCACCATCTTCTACCGGGAGTTATGATAGAACAGACAGTGAGCGTGGGTCAAGCAGGAGCATTCAGTTAAAATCAGTGCCTGCAAGCAGGTCTAGATTCTCAAATGACCCGAAGGACATATTATGTCAAGGAGATACAGGCAGTCCACAAGGTCCAATTTTAGAGGACAAACAAATTGATCCATTCTCCAGTCAACGGAAAGATTATAGTGGTGGGGATCAAATCAGAAGAAAGGAATATGACATAAATAACAAAGCAGATTATGAAGCCAATGGTGGCGATGAAAGTCTTGGTAGGAAATGTACAGAGAAGAGTAAAGAAGGCCATAGGGGTGTGCTTGGAGATGAATGTAGTAACCGAAGAACACATGAACTAAAAGGTAAACATGGTAATGTTGGCAGTCCTGAAGACAGAATTGTGGGtaacaaatacaaacaaaagaCCAGTAATGCTGTTACCAGCAGCCTTGAAGATGAAGGTATGAGCATAAAGTACGAACGTAATGGTAGCTTCAGAGTTCAAAGCATTAGTAAGAGATATGAAAAATGCAACAAAAAGGATGACAGCAATACTCTTGAAGTTGAGAGCATAACTAAGAGATATGAACAAGAGAACATCAAGGGTGACTCTGGTAAACTGCTGCACTCAGATAATATAAATGGCGATACGCCAGCCAAGAATAACTCATTAGTTAATGAGTGCACAAACTCAAGTTCTCGTGTTTCATCTGAGGCCGAGGTAGATGAGATGCAGTCTTCCATTGGTAAGAATGGGGATTCATCCTTTTTTACTGGTTTCCTGAAGAAAGGTTTCAAGGACCTTTCTTTATTCAACCAGTCTGCAGACAGtgctaaggtttcaatcaatgGTCATCCAATCTCTGAACGAGCTCTCCGGAAAGCAGAGAAGAAAGCTGGTCCTGTTGGCCCTGGTTCATATTG GTACGACTACCGTGCTGGATTTTGGGGTGTCTTTGGTCAAGAATGTAGAGGCATTATCCCT CCATTTATTAAAGAATTCAACTATCCGATGCCCAAGAACTGTGCTGGTGGGAATACTGGAGTTTTTGTAAATGGCAGAGAGCTCCACCAGAAAGATTTTGATTTGCTTGTAGGGAGGGGGCTCCCTCGTATATCTGGAAAGTCATATTCTGTTGAGATATCAGGAACTGTGGTTGACGATACGACTGGCATGAAGTTACGTGGTCTTGGAAAGCTTGCTCCCAC AATTGAAAAAATGAAACGTGGCTTTGGCATGCACATCCCTGAAGAGACAAGTTAG
- the LOC101780638 gene encoding transcription factor FAMA, producing MDKEQGSHHSHLDSFAPLDCAAPEDHPGGGAGMVDYMLGQAAPPSAQPPQRQVSFDKLSFSDVLQFADFGPKLALNQPAASAGALEGVDNGADEDDDDDDGYFFRFQSLPSLPGAAPPRGGAGQHHADREGSKTTADDGGAHEGCGGGVSESTTLVQQADGGGRAEKAGDQGKSGRRKRPRTVKTSEEVESQRMTHIAVERNRRRQMNEYLRILRSLMPGSYVQRGDQASIIGGAIEFIRELEQLIQCLESQKRRRLYGGSGEAPRPVVDAAGAGAPTPAQQHHQPQVPPPPPPPAFFPPSLPFPVASGGGDGGAAKILDLEAGGADAGGGLREEVAENKSCLADIEVRALGADAMIKILSRRRPGQLIKTIAALEDMQMSILHTNITTIEQTVLYSFNVKILGEARYSAEDIAGAVHQILSFIDVNYAL from the exons ATGGACAAAGAG CAAGGGAGTCATCACAGTCACCTGGACAGCTTTGCGCCGCTGGACTGTGCGGCTCCGGAGGATCAtcccggcggtggcgccgggaTGGTCGACTACATGCTGGGCCAGGCGGCGCCGCCTTCTGCTCAGCCGCCGCAGAGACAGGTGTCCTTCGACAAGCTCAGCTTCTCCGACGTGCTGCAGTTCGCCGACTTCGGCCCCAAGCTCGCTCTCAACCAGCCCGCCGCGTCCGCGGGCGCCCTCGAGGGCGTCGACAACGGCGCTgatgaagacgacgacgacgacgatggctaCTTCTTCAGGTTCCAGTCCCTGCCGTCCCTCCCCGGCGCCGCTCCTccacgcggcggcgcgggccagcATCACGCGGACCGTGAGGGTAGCAAGACGACGGCCGACGACGGGGGCGCGCACgaaggctgcggcggcggcgtctcagAGAGCACGACGCTGGTGCAGCAGGCCGACGGTGGCgggcgcgcggagaaggccggGGACCAGGGGAAGAGCGGCCGGCGGAAGCGGCCCCGGACGGTGAAGACGAGCGAGGAGGTGGAGAGCCAGCGGATGACGCACATCGCCGTCGAGCGCAACCGCCGGCGCCAGATGAACGAGTACCTCAGGATCCTCAGGTCACTCATGCCGGGATCCTACGTCCAGAGG GGAGACCAAGCATCCATCATAGGAGGCGCCATCGAGTTCATCAGGGAGCTAGAGCAGCTGATCCAGTGCCTGGAGTCGCAGAAGCGGCGGCGCCTGTACGGCGGGTCCGGCGAAGCGCCACGGCCGGTGGTGGACGCAGCGGGAGCCGGCGCGCCAACGCCCGCTCAGCAGCACCACCAGCCacaggtgccgccgccgccgccgccgccggcgttctTCCCTCCGAGCCTCCCTTTCCCAgtggcgtccggcggcggcgatggcggcgccgccAAGATACTGGACCTGGAAGCCGGaggcgccgacgccggcggcgggctccgGGAGGAGGTGGCCGAGAACAAGTCGTGCCTGGCGGACATCGAGGTGCGCGCGCTGGGCGCGGACGCCATGATCAAGATCCTGTCCCGGCGCCGGCCCGGGCAGCTGATCAAGACCATCGCCGCGCTGGAGGACATGCAGATGTCCATCCTGCACACCAACATCACCACCATCGAGCAGACCGTTCTCTACTCCTTCAACGTCAAG ATCCTCGGCGAGGCAAGATACTCGGCGGAGGacatcgccggcgccgtccaccAGATCCTCAGCTTCATCGACGTCAACTACGCCCTGTGA
- the LOC101781042 gene encoding jasmonic acid-amido synthetase JAR1 isoform X1 — protein sequence MRQAPPGILVPFSSRLLPPRRPSPRARRRPGRPSVVTDETASRLPRSPRARGAASPAGRAEGQASRRSSPLPLPSARADGSADPSGLGFISSDPAKILPVQMPICSCEETINEFEMLTRDAGRVQQDTLKRILELNADAEYLNHFGLNGRMDVESYKSCIPLCVHSDLEPYIQRIADGDTSPILTGKPVTSLSLSSGTTQGKPKFLPFNDELLETTLQTFQTSYAFRNCEYPIGKGKALQFIYGSKQVVTKGGILATTATTNLYRRPRYKEGMKDIQSQCCSPDEVVFGPDFHQSLYCHLLCGLIYSDEVHQVFSTFAHSLVHAFQTFEEVWEDLCADIRDGVLSEKVTVPSIREAVTKILKPNPELADSIHRKCMGLSNWYGVIPALWPNAKYVYGIMTGSMEPYLKKLRHYAGHLPLISADYGASEGWVGANINPSLPPEQVTYAVLPQTAYFEFIPLEKPKGEESENSASIHYIESDPVGLTEVKIGKIYEVIITTFGGLYRYRLGDIVKVAGFHNSTPELQFICRRSLVLSINIDKNTEKDLQLAVEEAGKLLEAEKLEIVDFTSFVEKSSDPGRYVIFWELSSDASEDVLQNCANCLDLAFVDAGYVGSRKIKTIGPLELRILKKGTFEEILDHFLSLGGAVSQFKTPRFVNPLNIKVLQILIRNTTKSYFSTAYGL from the exons ATGCGCCAGGCCCCGCCCGGGATCCTTGTCCCATTCTcctcccgcctcctcccgcctcGCCGTCCGTCCCcgcgggctcgccggcggccgggccgcCCTTCGGTCGTCACGGACGAAACCGCCTCCCGGCTCCCGCGGTcaccgcgcgcgcgcggagCCGCCTCGCCTGCTGGCCGCGCCGAGGGACAGGCATCGCGCCGGAGCAGCCCGCTTCCGCTCCCCTCTGCCCGCGCCGACGGGAGTGCAGATCCATCCGGGCTCGGATTCATTTCCTCTGATCCTG CCAAGATTCTGCCAGTACAAATGCCGATCTGTAGCTGTGAAGAGACTATCAACGAGTTTGAGATGTTAACACGCGATGCTGGACGCGTGCAGCAGGATACACTAAAAAGGATCCTTGAGTTGAATGCTGATGCTGAATATCTTAACCACTTTGGCCTCAATGGGAGGATGGATGTAGAGAGCTACAAATCCTGCATCCCGCTGTGCGTTCACAGCGATCTCGAGCCATATATCCAAAGGATTGCTGATGGTGATACCTCCCCAATCCTCACTGGGAAGCCCGTCACTTCCCTGTCTCTCAG TTCTGGTACAACACAGGGAAAGCCTAAATTCTTGCCATTTAATGATGAATTGCTTGAGACCACACTTCAAACATTCCAGACTTCTTATGCATTTAGGAACTG TGAATATCCTATAGGCAAAGGAAAGGCCTTGCAGTTTATCTATGGTAGCAAGCAAGTGGTAACAAAAGGTGGCATCCTTGCTACAACTGCAACAACAAACTTGTACCGGAGGCCACGTTACAAGGAAGGGATGAAGGATATCCAGTCTCAGTGTTGCAGTCCTGATGAAGTTGTTTTTGGCCCTGACTTCCACCAGTCCTTATATTGTCACTTGCTCTGTGGGTTAATATACTCTGACGAGGTCCATCAGGTGTTCTCAACATTTGCTCACAGCTTAGTCCATGCATTTCAAACATTTGAGGAAGTTTGGGAAGATCTATGTGCCGACATAAGAGATGGTGTTCTCTCAGAAAAAGTTACCGTGCCATCAATTCGTGAAGCCGTTACAAAGATCCTGAAACCCAACCCTGAACTTGCCGACTCGATCCACAGGAAGTGTATGGGCTTAAGCAACTGGTATGGTGTAATCCCAGCACTCTGGCCAAATGCAAAGTATGTCTACGGCATCATGACAGGATCCATGGAGCCATATCTAAAGAAATTAAGACATTATGCTGGCCATTTACCACTGATAAGTGCGGACTATGGTGCATCTGAAGGATGGGTTGGCGCTAATATAAACCCATCACTGCCACCTGAACAGGTGACATATGCTGTACTCCCTCAGACTGCTTATTTCGAGTTCATTCCTTTAGAGAAGCCAAAAGGGGAGGAGTCAGAGAACAGTGCATCCATTCATTACATAGAATCGGATCCAGTTGGCTTGACTGAAGTGAAGATCGGCAAAATCTATGAAGTTATAATAACTACCTTTGGAG GTCTGTACCGCTACAGGCTAGGAGATATTGTGAAGGTAGCGGGCTTCCACAACTCAACACCTGAGCTCCAGTTCATCTGCCGCAGAAGCTTAGTCCTGAGCATCAACATCGACAAGAACACTGAAAAAGACCTCCAGCTGGCTGTTGAGGAAGCAGGAAAGCTCTTGGAAGCGGAGAAGCTGGAAATTGTGGATTTTACTAGCTTCGTGGAGAAATCAAGTGATCCCGGTCGCTATGTCATCTTCTGGGAGCTGAGCTCTGATGCAAGCGAGGATGTCTTACAAAACTGTGCAAATTGCTTGGATCTAGCCTTTGTCGATGCAGGATATGTGGGTTCAAGGAAGATCAAGACCATTGGCCCCCTTGAGCTACGGATACTGAAGAAGGGAACCTTCGAGGAGATCCTAGATCACTTCCTGAGCCTTGGTGGTGCTGTGAGTCAGTTCAAGACGCCTCGATTTGTCAACCCATTAAACATCAAGGTACtgcagatactaattaggaacaCCACCAAAAGTTACTTCAGTACTGCATATGGGCTCTGA
- the LOC101781042 gene encoding jasmonic acid-amido synthetase JAR1 isoform X2 gives MYSLCHSSYNFLLWFLYGHKAKILPVQMPICSCEETINEFEMLTRDAGRVQQDTLKRILELNADAEYLNHFGLNGRMDVESYKSCIPLCVHSDLEPYIQRIADGDTSPILTGKPVTSLSLSSGTTQGKPKFLPFNDELLETTLQTFQTSYAFRNCEYPIGKGKALQFIYGSKQVVTKGGILATTATTNLYRRPRYKEGMKDIQSQCCSPDEVVFGPDFHQSLYCHLLCGLIYSDEVHQVFSTFAHSLVHAFQTFEEVWEDLCADIRDGVLSEKVTVPSIREAVTKILKPNPELADSIHRKCMGLSNWYGVIPALWPNAKYVYGIMTGSMEPYLKKLRHYAGHLPLISADYGASEGWVGANINPSLPPEQVTYAVLPQTAYFEFIPLEKPKGEESENSASIHYIESDPVGLTEVKIGKIYEVIITTFGGLYRYRLGDIVKVAGFHNSTPELQFICRRSLVLSINIDKNTEKDLQLAVEEAGKLLEAEKLEIVDFTSFVEKSSDPGRYVIFWELSSDASEDVLQNCANCLDLAFVDAGYVGSRKIKTIGPLELRILKKGTFEEILDHFLSLGGAVSQFKTPRFVNPLNIKVLQILIRNTTKSYFSTAYGL, from the exons ATGTATAGTTTGTGTCACTCTTCTTACAATTTTTTGCTTTGGTTTCTCTATGGACATAAAGCCAAGATTCTGCCAGTACAAATGCCGATCTGTAGCTGTGAAGAGACTATCAACGAGTTTGAGATGTTAACACGCGATGCTGGACGCGTGCAGCAGGATACACTAAAAAGGATCCTTGAGTTGAATGCTGATGCTGAATATCTTAACCACTTTGGCCTCAATGGGAGGATGGATGTAGAGAGCTACAAATCCTGCATCCCGCTGTGCGTTCACAGCGATCTCGAGCCATATATCCAAAGGATTGCTGATGGTGATACCTCCCCAATCCTCACTGGGAAGCCCGTCACTTCCCTGTCTCTCAG TTCTGGTACAACACAGGGAAAGCCTAAATTCTTGCCATTTAATGATGAATTGCTTGAGACCACACTTCAAACATTCCAGACTTCTTATGCATTTAGGAACTG TGAATATCCTATAGGCAAAGGAAAGGCCTTGCAGTTTATCTATGGTAGCAAGCAAGTGGTAACAAAAGGTGGCATCCTTGCTACAACTGCAACAACAAACTTGTACCGGAGGCCACGTTACAAGGAAGGGATGAAGGATATCCAGTCTCAGTGTTGCAGTCCTGATGAAGTTGTTTTTGGCCCTGACTTCCACCAGTCCTTATATTGTCACTTGCTCTGTGGGTTAATATACTCTGACGAGGTCCATCAGGTGTTCTCAACATTTGCTCACAGCTTAGTCCATGCATTTCAAACATTTGAGGAAGTTTGGGAAGATCTATGTGCCGACATAAGAGATGGTGTTCTCTCAGAAAAAGTTACCGTGCCATCAATTCGTGAAGCCGTTACAAAGATCCTGAAACCCAACCCTGAACTTGCCGACTCGATCCACAGGAAGTGTATGGGCTTAAGCAACTGGTATGGTGTAATCCCAGCACTCTGGCCAAATGCAAAGTATGTCTACGGCATCATGACAGGATCCATGGAGCCATATCTAAAGAAATTAAGACATTATGCTGGCCATTTACCACTGATAAGTGCGGACTATGGTGCATCTGAAGGATGGGTTGGCGCTAATATAAACCCATCACTGCCACCTGAACAGGTGACATATGCTGTACTCCCTCAGACTGCTTATTTCGAGTTCATTCCTTTAGAGAAGCCAAAAGGGGAGGAGTCAGAGAACAGTGCATCCATTCATTACATAGAATCGGATCCAGTTGGCTTGACTGAAGTGAAGATCGGCAAAATCTATGAAGTTATAATAACTACCTTTGGAG GTCTGTACCGCTACAGGCTAGGAGATATTGTGAAGGTAGCGGGCTTCCACAACTCAACACCTGAGCTCCAGTTCATCTGCCGCAGAAGCTTAGTCCTGAGCATCAACATCGACAAGAACACTGAAAAAGACCTCCAGCTGGCTGTTGAGGAAGCAGGAAAGCTCTTGGAAGCGGAGAAGCTGGAAATTGTGGATTTTACTAGCTTCGTGGAGAAATCAAGTGATCCCGGTCGCTATGTCATCTTCTGGGAGCTGAGCTCTGATGCAAGCGAGGATGTCTTACAAAACTGTGCAAATTGCTTGGATCTAGCCTTTGTCGATGCAGGATATGTGGGTTCAAGGAAGATCAAGACCATTGGCCCCCTTGAGCTACGGATACTGAAGAAGGGAACCTTCGAGGAGATCCTAGATCACTTCCTGAGCCTTGGTGGTGCTGTGAGTCAGTTCAAGACGCCTCGATTTGTCAACCCATTAAACATCAAGGTACtgcagatactaattaggaacaCCACCAAAAGTTACTTCAGTACTGCATATGGGCTCTGA